In Gemmatimonadaceae bacterium, the following proteins share a genomic window:
- a CDS encoding lysylphosphatidylglycerol synthase transmembrane domain-containing protein has product MTWKRWAFTIASFIAVIGVSAYFIVSWWRAGSAIGLPLRAHALAIAAVVIEILTRSLKITWSAKAANIELRFTTALRTTLAGDFGASITPARSGAEPARFLVLAEAGVPTPSALVVLFAELFLEALSLGTVVLVVAIVFRHAGVVLGALVGVVGGYAGFVIGIAVVAVTLSRRHVGDDAPRWARRMWLGGRRWELIQRWFAQVRSTVDSVKHIDMRWAAASYTMSVVHVAMRLCVLPALVLGAGASAPLAPLALWPLGLLYGAAVVPAPGGGGAVELAFRAALAGVIGPALFAAALLWWRFYTFYIYIVLGAVVAGGTAIRAVRKTAEMEEQFEEATA; this is encoded by the coding sequence ATGACCTGGAAGCGCTGGGCTTTTACCATCGCGTCGTTCATCGCGGTGATCGGGGTGTCGGCGTACTTCATCGTGAGCTGGTGGCGTGCGGGCAGCGCCATCGGACTGCCGCTGCGCGCGCACGCGCTGGCGATCGCCGCGGTCGTGATCGAGATCCTCACGCGCTCGCTCAAGATCACGTGGAGCGCGAAAGCCGCGAACATCGAGCTGCGATTCACCACGGCACTCCGCACGACGTTGGCCGGTGATTTCGGTGCGTCGATCACGCCGGCGCGTTCAGGGGCGGAGCCGGCTCGTTTTCTCGTGCTCGCGGAAGCCGGTGTGCCGACGCCGAGCGCCCTCGTCGTGTTGTTCGCCGAATTATTTCTCGAGGCGCTGTCGCTCGGCACGGTCGTGTTGGTCGTCGCGATCGTGTTCAGGCACGCGGGAGTGGTGCTCGGCGCGCTGGTCGGCGTGGTGGGCGGGTATGCCGGGTTCGTGATCGGCATCGCGGTCGTGGCGGTGACGTTGTCGCGCCGCCACGTCGGCGACGATGCTCCGCGATGGGCGAGGCGCATGTGGCTCGGCGGCCGGCGGTGGGAGCTCATTCAGCGCTGGTTCGCGCAGGTCCGCTCGACAGTGGACAGCGTGAAGCACATCGACATGCGCTGGGCCGCGGCGTCGTATACCATGTCCGTCGTTCACGTCGCCATGCGTCTTTGCGTGTTGCCGGCATTGGTGCTCGGCGCCGGAGCGTCGGCGCCGCTTGCGCCGCTGGCATTGTGGCCGCTCGGATTGTTGTATGGCGCGGCGGTAGTGCCGGCGCCGGGCGGCGGCGGCGCGGTCGAGCTGGCGTTTCGCGCCGCACTGGCCGGCGTGATCGGGCCGGCGCTGTTCGCCGCGGCGTTGCTCTGGTGGAGGTTTTACACTTTTTACATCTACATCGTCCTGGGCGCCGTCGTGGCGGGCGGAACGGCGATCAGGGCGGTGCGAAAGACCGCGGAGATGGAAGAGCAGTTCGAGGAGGCTACGGCCTAA
- the treY gene encoding malto-oligosyltrehalose synthase, with the protein MSGRKLTATYRLQMNAKFTFAQARAQLDYFASLGVSHLYLSPILAARRGSMHGYDTVDPTRVNPELGTEADLRDLASALHARDMGLVVDIVPNHMGIGPENLYWDDVLTYGERSRFAKWFDIAWSAHPQHKLVLPVLGDELENVLERGELSVKVQEGETPRVVYFGQSFPVDPASLPPELQLAAIDPEETGELADLFSGTAGRDRLRALLDVQHYQLVFWRRGPTEINYRRFFDVNDLAALRMEDQDVFRATHELILGFVRDGVVDGLRVDHVDGLLDPRAYLGRLRDAVGPTTPIVVEKILSPGEQLRTDWPIQGTTGYEFLNDLEDVFLDAPGYAEIDSTYRRMRRFGATTFHDLARAGKIAVLNGAMRAEVLRLATRLQPIARGGGHRWSPTELATALTEFMASLPVYRTYIDGRPEIEQADRALVDAASCDAREHAPQSAAIIAFIADVLLDNVSGAAPDQRLAFVQRLQQVSGPATAKGVEDTALYQYKPLASRNEVGGGPDRPLDDVVGRFHRANIERRERWPSALITTNTHDTKRSADVRARLDVISESPREWVRAVKRWRRLNDKHRRPVKGRMAPDTNAEYLLYQMLVAIWPAPRAARRVDDLPDRAWRDAARERLKQYMIKAVREAKTRTSWVDPDAEYEKAMEAFIAAVLEPRDDAPFLSDVARFVSRIALPAAWNSLSRIALHLTSPGVPDIYQGDEAWNFALVDPDNRRPVDYAMRAKILSKPLPEQLDPFDNQTKLGLTRALLQVRRSNPELFAEGVYRPLIVTGARAAHVVAFVRSLGTTHCVTIAGRLLCTLATSTPEEWWGNTTVELPAELQGIEWSSQLGSQRIAATREIRIAPLLSALPTAVLAN; encoded by the coding sequence GTGTCCGGCCGTAAGCTCACGGCGACATACCGCCTTCAAATGAACGCGAAGTTCACCTTCGCGCAGGCGCGCGCGCAGCTCGACTACTTCGCATCGCTCGGCGTCTCGCATCTCTATCTCTCGCCAATCCTCGCGGCGCGCCGCGGCAGCATGCACGGCTACGACACCGTCGATCCGACACGCGTCAACCCCGAGCTCGGCACTGAAGCGGACTTACGAGATCTCGCAAGCGCGCTTCACGCGCGTGACATGGGGCTCGTCGTCGATATCGTGCCGAACCACATGGGGATCGGACCCGAGAACCTCTACTGGGACGACGTCCTCACGTACGGCGAGCGGTCGCGCTTCGCGAAGTGGTTCGACATCGCGTGGTCGGCGCACCCACAGCACAAGCTCGTATTGCCCGTCCTGGGTGACGAGCTCGAGAACGTGCTGGAGCGCGGCGAGCTCTCGGTGAAAGTTCAGGAAGGCGAGACACCGCGCGTTGTGTACTTCGGGCAATCGTTCCCCGTCGATCCCGCGTCATTACCACCCGAGCTGCAGCTCGCCGCGATCGATCCCGAGGAAACCGGCGAGCTCGCCGATCTCTTTTCCGGGACCGCGGGACGCGATCGGTTGCGCGCGCTCCTCGACGTTCAGCATTACCAGCTGGTCTTCTGGCGTCGTGGCCCAACGGAGATCAACTACCGCCGCTTCTTCGACGTCAACGATCTCGCCGCGCTGCGCATGGAAGACCAGGACGTCTTCCGCGCGACGCACGAGTTGATCCTGGGCTTTGTGCGCGACGGCGTGGTCGACGGGCTGCGTGTCGATCACGTCGACGGCCTGCTCGACCCGCGCGCCTATCTCGGCCGCCTTCGTGACGCCGTCGGACCGACGACGCCGATCGTCGTCGAGAAGATCCTGTCGCCGGGCGAGCAGTTGCGAACGGACTGGCCGATTCAAGGCACGACGGGATACGAATTCCTCAACGATCTCGAGGACGTGTTCCTCGACGCGCCGGGGTACGCCGAGATCGATTCGACGTATCGTCGCATGCGGCGGTTTGGCGCCACGACGTTTCACGATCTCGCGCGTGCCGGCAAGATCGCCGTCCTGAATGGAGCAATGCGCGCGGAGGTACTGCGTCTTGCAACGCGCCTGCAACCGATCGCGCGCGGCGGAGGACATCGGTGGTCACCGACCGAGCTTGCGACCGCGCTGACCGAATTCATGGCGTCGCTGCCAGTGTATCGGACGTACATCGATGGCCGGCCCGAAATCGAGCAAGCGGACCGTGCGCTCGTTGACGCAGCATCCTGCGACGCGCGGGAGCATGCACCGCAAAGTGCCGCGATCATCGCGTTCATCGCCGACGTTCTGCTCGACAACGTCTCCGGCGCCGCACCCGACCAGCGTCTCGCGTTCGTGCAACGCCTGCAACAAGTCAGTGGGCCGGCAACCGCCAAGGGCGTTGAAGACACGGCCCTGTATCAGTACAAGCCGCTCGCCTCGCGCAACGAAGTCGGTGGCGGGCCAGATCGCCCGCTCGACGACGTCGTCGGGCGCTTTCATCGCGCCAACATCGAGCGCCGCGAGCGTTGGCCGAGCGCGCTGATCACGACGAACACGCACGACACCAAGCGCAGCGCGGACGTGCGTGCGCGCCTCGACGTGATCTCGGAGTCGCCACGCGAATGGGTGCGTGCGGTCAAACGGTGGCGTCGTCTGAACGACAAGCATCGTCGCCCGGTCAAAGGCCGCATGGCTCCGGATACCAACGCCGAATACTTGTTGTATCAAATGCTCGTGGCGATCTGGCCGGCCCCGCGTGCTGCACGACGCGTGGATGATCTTCCCGACCGTGCCTGGCGCGACGCGGCGCGCGAGCGACTGAAGCAGTACATGATCAAAGCCGTGCGCGAAGCGAAGACGCGCACGAGTTGGGTCGATCCCGACGCCGAGTACGAAAAGGCGATGGAAGCATTCATCGCCGCCGTGCTCGAGCCGCGCGATGACGCGCCGTTTCTGTCGGACGTCGCGCGCTTCGTGTCGCGTATCGCGCTACCCGCCGCGTGGAATTCACTCTCACGCATCGCGCTGCATCTGACCTCGCCCGGCGTGCCCGACATCTACCAGGGCGACGAAGCGTGGAACTTCGCCCTGGTCGATCCCGACAATCGGCGACCGGTCGACTATGCGATGCGCGCCAAGATTCTCTCGAAGCCGCTGCCGGAGCAGCTCGACCCGTTCGACAACCAGACCAAGCTCGGGCTCACGCGCGCCTTGTTGCAGGTGCGCCGCTCGAACCCCGAGTTGTTCGCGGAAGGAGTGTATCGCCCGCTCATCGTGACCGGCGCACGCGCCGCACACGTGGTCGCATTCGTGCGCAGCCTCGGAACGACTCACTGCGTCACGATCGCCGGGCGCTTGTTGTGCACGCTTGCCACGTCGACACCGGAAGAATGGTGGGGAAACACGACGGTGGAGCTTCCGGCCGAGTTGCAGGGTATCGAATGGAGCTCGCAACTCGGATCGCAGCGGATCGCAGCGACGCGCGAAATTCGCATCGCTCCTCTGCTCTCAGCGCTTCCAACCGCTGTGCTCGCAAACTAG
- the glgP gene encoding alpha-glucan family phosphorylase, whose amino-acid sequence MNTSSSTVAYFSMEIALHKAIPTYSGGLGVLAGDTLRSMADLAVPVVGITLLHRKGYFEQHLDEQGNQTEQPVIWRPEDMLELVDARASVQIEGRTVHLRAWKFTVKGHGGYELPVYLLDTQLPENSEWDRTLTDYLYGGDSHYRLCQEVVLGMGGAALLDALGCPAETYHLNEGHSALLTLCLLEWQLDGRKSFELDESDIEEVRRHCVFTTHTPVPAGHDRFPNDMVRGVLGDEQVALLEAAHCLDEGMLNMTHLALRLARFVNGVAMKHREVSQGMFPNFPIDAITNGVHAGTWAAPAFQRLFDKRIPEWRSDNLYLRYAVGIPLPDIRAAHAEAKKDMIDAIAQRSGVTLDPKVFTLGFARRATPYKRADLVFSDPNRLVEMANAVGPIQIVFGGKAHPNDSGGKDLIRRIHAAAAEISATITVVYVENYEMEIAGRMVAGVDLWLNNPMKPLEASGTSGMKAALNGVPSLSVLDGWWIEGHVEGVTGWSIGGLDPEGDQSKDANEIYLKLERVILPLYYGLPFAYAEVMRSSIAINGSFFNTQRMVEQYVRNAYFPYAEPAAVAVG is encoded by the coding sequence ATGAACACTTCGTCGTCGACAGTCGCTTATTTCTCGATGGAGATTGCACTCCACAAGGCAATCCCCACCTATAGCGGCGGACTCGGCGTTCTTGCCGGTGACACGCTGCGCTCGATGGCCGATCTCGCCGTACCGGTCGTCGGTATCACGCTGCTCCATCGCAAAGGCTACTTCGAGCAGCATCTCGACGAGCAGGGCAATCAGACCGAACAGCCCGTCATCTGGCGGCCTGAAGACATGCTGGAGTTGGTCGATGCACGGGCCTCGGTGCAGATCGAAGGACGCACGGTGCATCTGCGCGCGTGGAAGTTCACCGTGAAAGGCCACGGCGGATACGAGCTTCCCGTCTATCTCCTCGACACGCAGCTTCCCGAGAACAGCGAGTGGGATCGCACGCTCACCGACTATCTCTACGGCGGCGACAGCCACTACCGACTCTGTCAGGAAGTCGTGCTCGGCATGGGCGGTGCGGCGCTGCTCGACGCGCTTGGCTGCCCGGCCGAGACGTATCACTTGAATGAAGGCCACTCGGCACTGCTCACGTTGTGCTTGCTCGAGTGGCAGCTCGACGGGCGCAAGTCGTTCGAGCTCGACGAGAGCGACATCGAGGAAGTTCGCCGGCATTGCGTGTTCACGACGCACACGCCGGTGCCCGCGGGCCACGATCGCTTTCCGAACGATATGGTCCGTGGCGTGTTGGGCGACGAACAAGTTGCGCTGCTCGAGGCCGCGCATTGTCTCGATGAGGGCATGCTCAACATGACACACCTCGCCCTGCGCCTCGCGCGTTTCGTGAACGGCGTGGCGATGAAGCATCGCGAAGTGTCGCAAGGGATGTTTCCGAATTTTCCGATCGACGCCATTACCAACGGCGTGCACGCGGGCACGTGGGCCGCGCCGGCGTTTCAGCGGCTGTTCGACAAGCGCATTCCCGAGTGGCGCAGCGACAATCTCTATCTCCGCTATGCCGTCGGCATTCCGCTGCCGGACATTCGCGCCGCACATGCGGAGGCGAAGAAGGACATGATCGACGCGATCGCCCAACGCAGCGGCGTCACGCTCGATCCCAAGGTCTTCACGCTGGGTTTCGCGCGTCGCGCCACGCCGTACAAGCGCGCCGATCTCGTGTTCAGCGATCCGAACCGGCTGGTCGAGATGGCGAACGCCGTGGGCCCGATTCAAATCGTGTTCGGCGGCAAGGCGCATCCGAACGACTCGGGCGGCAAGGATCTCATTCGCCGCATTCACGCCGCGGCCGCCGAGATCTCGGCGACGATCACGGTGGTGTACGTCGAGAACTACGAGATGGAGATCGCGGGCCGGATGGTGGCGGGCGTCGATCTGTGGCTCAACAATCCGATGAAGCCGCTGGAGGCGAGCGGCACGAGCGGCATGAAGGCGGCGCTCAACGGCGTGCCGAGCCTGAGCGTGCTCGATGGCTGGTGGATCGAGGGCCACGTCGAGGGCGTGACCGGCTGGTCGATCGGCGGCCTCGATCCCGAAGGGGATCAATCAAAGGATGCTAATGAGATTTATCTAAAGCTCGAACGGGTCATCCTGCCGCTCTATTACGGGCTGCCGTTCGCGTACGCCGAGGTGATGCGGTCGTCCATCGCCATCAACGGGTCGTTCTTCAACACCCAGCGCATGGTCGAGCAATACGTTCGCAATGCGTACTTTCCGTATGCCGAGCCGGCTGCCGTCGCGGTGGGGTAA